The genomic interval ATCCAAATAAAGGgttaaaaactgaaatgtttacaTGTAGATTCCATAAACATGTAGAGAGAATCTAAAATGAATATGCTGCATACAGAAACATGTTCATGCCTCAAAGCTGACCCAGCAATTGGTGTCTAATCCTTATTAAGTGTCATTAACACATCAGTGGATAGATTCACGATTCATAGTAAGCCTAATTATATAACGCTGAGTCTGGCAGTCTGTACATACAATATACCTACCAAACGAAAATATCTCAcgtacacgttttttttttaagcagttttctttggtcttaaagggttagttcacccaataatcaaaattatgtcattaataactcaccctcatgttgttccaaacctgtgagacctctgtttatctttggaacccagtttaagatattttagatttagtctgagagctctcaatccctccattgaagctgtgtgtacggtatactgtccatgtccagaaaggtaagagaaacatcatcaaagtagtccatgtgacatcagagggtcattttttaaagcatcgaaaatacattttggtctaaaaatagcaaaaactacggctttattcagtattgtcttctcttccgtgtctgttgtgagagagtttaaaacaaagcagtttgtcatatccggtttgcgaactaatcattcgatgtaaccagatctttttgaaccagttcaccaaatcgaactgaatcattttaaacggttcgcatctccaatacgcattaatccacaaatgacttgagcggttaacttttttaatgtggctgacactccctctgagttaaacaaaccaatatcccggagtaattcatttactcaaacagtacactgactgaactgctgtgaagagagaactgaagatgaacaccgaatataaaaatgaacaagtctttatattaatcgaacagcaacaacaaagaaattactcactttaaaaaagaaaaatctttaatttaaacagtccaatatgcaatgctcttttacatttgattactttatttatGCTAGACCTACCttcaaaaaaaacactgaaaatcagtgtttattgtttgtatctttgttgtatttatttgtgcagttggatagaatattcttcttttttttattagaaagtatagttttccataaacatatatagcacataccgaactgtactGAAACCCgggactcactcactcactcactatatatatatatatatatatatatatatatatatatatatatatatatatatatatatatatatatatatatatatagtgttccctATTtatggaattggtgctctgcatttatcccgtccaaatgcacacacacagcagtgagtagtgaacaaaaacacagctTGAGCAGAGTGCAGCCATTTTTGATACTGTTCAGTTGACCGAAGTTGTTAATTCCAGCTGCCATCTGCTGGATTGATGCAGTAATGCAACTTACAACCTACAGTACAACTGAGACATTTTCTGATTTGTCTGTTCTTGAGAAAATTATGCTGAACATTGAATGGGTGAAAACACAAATCAATTACTATTTGTCGCTCCCCAAAAGTGGaacatctgaatttaaaatctgcATTTAAGAAGCAAAATAGATTGATCACATTCAACACAATAATACGTTCATGATTATGTTTTATTCTAAAACAATatcatacataatatataatacacaaaCAAATTTATCATGATAATAGGGTAAAATAGATTGTATCTGTTACACATCCGTTTAGGAAAGCAAACAATTTCAACCAGAATTGGAATTCATCAATACATAAAGTTTTCTTTCAGATCCAGACATAAATAATGTGAAGCTCAAGAAACGCCTGAGCAAAACATTCCACATGGCATGACGGACATAAAACACATCAGTTGATTTCAACTTTAAATTATAAATGGAAAGAACTGAATTGCATCGAAGAATATCATGTTCCCTTTAACtctggggggagggggggggctCTAACCTAGTAATAGAAACTTAACCATTTCATGCCATGTGCTGTTGATGAGGAGAATTTCAACCAAGATCCAGAATGAAGTAAACTCATGCAGACAAGGATAATATTAAGAAGGACCACAGGACTCCATGGCACTACAGTGgataatataatttaacaaacTTTACACAGCGTCTTATCTATAAGTACTGATGGAACAGGCATGGCTTTGATTCGCCAAGCATCTCCACAGATAAAGTCCAGTTCCGAAATATTACTAACCCCAGAGATTTTCCAGTGAGTTTGACAACAAATCCACAGATAAACAATGCTGATCAGACTAAAGCAAAACCAATAACCCTGTTTACTGATCAGAGGCTCCAGTGTTTTTGGCTTTGCATGAGAAACTGAAAAAGCCACAGTGAAGGAAGGTCCTTCAAAACATTTTACCTCTCACAAAATTTGAtggatttaaaacaataataagaagaaaagacTTGGGCAGAGAAGTATATTGTAGAAAAAGAAAGCTAAGACAGCCGCAGAGTGTTTGATGGTTTCTCCCCAGTTTCCAGCCGTTTCACACACTTAAATATTCTAAGAGGAGTCTCTAGCCTTTCCATTGGTTCATATGCACCATCTCACCTCTAATAGGCTCTCTAGCGTTTGGAGAGCTCGTTGGATAACCAATCCAGTCCTTCATAGAGTCCAGTGCCCTGTGTAGCGCAGGTCGCTTGGACATACCACTGCAAAGAAGCCCAGACAAAGAAGAGAGTTgctctcaagaaaaaaaatatatattttttaaatgtcatgtaaaCACACTGTACCAGCTCAGTTTcagttttcatcacaggaatatatgacatttaaaaaatgtattcaaatagaaaacaataaaaaaaatttttttcaatattactgttttaactgtatgtttgatcaaataaagccttgtgagcataagaaatgtctttaaaaataaaaaaatcgtacTGCCCACAAACTATTGACCGGTAGTGTATTCACTTTAATTAAAAGTTAATCAGACATTGTGCTGTTTAATCAGAGGCTGGCTCTGTTGAAACTAGAGAATAGGTAGTGCATGCTGGTGTTAGTGTGTACCGTTCTACTGCGTAGATTCTGCAGTCCAAGTTTGTCTGTGAGTTCACTGACGGCCATGGCGTTAGGCAGATCCTGTTTGTTAGCGAAAACCAGCACTACGGCGTCCCTCAGTTCATCTTCCTGcaactgcacaaacacacaggaaaAGACACAGATGAAGCAACTCAACCACAtgaagcgaaaaaaaaaaaaacacttccacaAATGTCCTGATTCATTGCCATTTCAAAAGATCACAAAGATATATGCTTACCATTTTAGAAAGCTCCTCTGCAGATTCGGCCACTCTCTCTCGGTCATTGCTGTCTACCACAAAGATCAGACCCTGAGGACAAAGGGAAAAACAGAAAGAGCATTAAGTATTTTCAAGGACTATAATAAATGAGCCTGAATACTCATCAAGATCTTACCTGTGTGTTCTGAAAATAGTGTCTCCAGAGAGGACGAATCTTATCCTGGCCACCCACATCCCACACAGTGAAGCAGATGTTCTTATATTCAACAGTCTCTACATTAAAACCTGCCCAAAGGAATACAGTGACAAAGTACACTGAGTGGTATAGTTCTGCTTTTTCGTGAAACACTGGCTAAATATTGTAGTGGTGTAAGACAGGACAGTCAAGCAATCACTGAAACCACATGATTGACAACAACCAGTAGAAGTTAGCATATCATAAAGGGAGACACGTACTACAAATTCTGAAAAATTCCCTGGGTGGAATATAAAATACTCATATGACACAGAACACAACACAAGACAATGACCTCAATCTACCCATGATAACTGCTTCAAGACCACAGTCCTGTCCTCTTACCTATGGTTGGAATGGTGGTCACAATTTCTCCAAGtttgagtttgtacagtattGTGGTTTTACCGGCAGCATCCAGCCCCACTGTAAAACAACAAGTATTCATGATGAGAATAAACTTTCTAAAAACATAAGACAGAAACAGCCTAAAAACATATTACTCTATAGCATACTACTTTATGTACGTCATAAACTAGAGCATGATTTAAACTGTACTtgtactatatttataaatattaaaatgaaaagtacactaatatatataaacactagtATCAGCCATGTGCTTTCATTCAACTAAAATTTAAACAATTATGCATAcgcaaataaaacagaaaaataacagtacagaaaaactacaaaaatacaaacattacacatacatacacatggatacgcacacacacacatacatatacacatacatatacatatatatatacatatatatatatatatatatatatatatataatagaaaataaatcagAATAAAGTCaggtataaaaaagtaaatattttgtaaagcTGCGACCTTTTAGTCTTTattcttagttttatttattttaagtcttATTCAAATAGTCTCTAATACTATATTCACTCTTacttcagtcaaaaaaaaattataaaaagttattttttctaTTAGTAAACATGTATTTATGAATGTGGAATTTGTccgaaataattaataataatttaataataacttaATTGCATTTAAGTATTTTTCTCTCTTATTTAAAACATTCAGTGAAGACAAAAAAGTACATTTTCCCATGAAGTTAAAGAGGTATTGGAAAATGAATTTGTTCGTTGACAAATTTCTATATCACACGAGTACAAAATGCTCAAAAAAACGAAAGGAGGTTTCATGAGAGTTATTACGGTAATTAAGACAATAAAGTATACtagaatataatgaaatataatatacgTTTCGCTCGAATTTAAATTATACTAAACGTCAGGTGGCTAATCTGTTCCTGCTCATGAACTGACGTTTAAATTGTTCCCAAATTCAAAGATATTTTAGTAGGTAAATAAACGTCCACTTGACTTAGCCGTGTCTCTGCATGGTAAAGAAAAGCATACATTGAATTAAAGCAAAGGAATCCGCTAAAGCCTTTGTATTTAATCGGTTATATTCCAGAGAATGACAGAACTGCGAAAGATGGCTAACGCCGCTAGCTTAGCTAGCATGAAGACTCAACACTCACCCATGAGAATTCTCATCTGTTTCTTCCCGAACAGCCTGCTAAAGATCGAGGATATAGTCAGGCCCATGATGAAAGACACAAATCGCCTACAACTACGGGGTTTATCCTAATGTCTGAAGATTTTCGGTGTGATGCTCGTCGAGTGTCAGGAAATCTTGTCGGCTGTGCGCTTGCGTAATGCCACGTCACGGCCGCCGTGGAAGAAATGACGCCAAGCCACTTCCGGTGAACACATTTTAGAACAGAAAGCTTGTCTAACTTCACGTgaagaagaaaatgagaaaacCGAGCATAATGATACAGACAGGTTCACATActgttattatcattaataataatacaataattataattatttataaaaacatttttaaattaaattaaattaaatatgtcagTCAAAGGTGTGACGGTAAACGTGATCAATTAACGGATTAAAGATATGAGAAAGTACTTTGGTTCTTACGTATTAcagttaaaaatagtttaaacagTTGGCTTCTTGGCAGCCTTCATTATTCTATTGTTGCGATTTCGTAAATGATATATCCTAGTAGTGccagaataattattttatttactaaaatgtgTTTGGAACACATGCAGAAAGTTTTAAATAAACCACCAAAATTAATCTCTAACAAGACGTGCAATATCAGAAGTTTGTGAAATGTAATATTGATCCATAAGGGTTGAACTATAGGCCAGTGCCAAAATATGTTGTTATGTTCTTATAAATGTACAATgtcatttatattgtatttacattaaatgtttacaataaataataactggaaaaaaatattgaaaaaaaaatatataatattgtgccGTCTACATTACTATAGACAGTTTTCTATTTACTTTAGAATTGTATtggagtcttacacacatgctgtaCAGTTCATCTGAGTCGTGCATTAAttgagtggcttgatggagcgaaAATTTGACCATTAAGTCAATTTTAATTAATGCAGTCACCTGACAAATTTTTTTCAAAgataaatttaaatgaattgcTAATTACAGcattgtaataaaaaatgtagatCATGTACAAATACTAGAAATCgtgaatttaaataattatgagtcatgtaaaaaaaatgtatatatatatatacacattatcgctgcactgctgattgTTGTTTGAACACGAGAACGCGCTCTAATCTCAGACAACTTAATCCAGATATTTTATTcaaatcagcaaattaatttaaagaaCCAAATAAGCAAGAGATCAGTTATCACGATGAGAAGATCTGGCATCTTTCAAATCATCCCAGATGTATTAAGCGAGGTACGAAGAAGGGGCCCTGGTGTCCTGTGTATTACCTTGTAGATTAtggtgatatttttatcag from Carassius auratus strain Wakin unplaced genomic scaffold, ASM336829v1 scaf_tig00217246, whole genome shotgun sequence carries:
- the LOC113100330 gene encoding ADP-ribosylation factor 4-like, producing the protein MGLTISSIFSRLFGKKQMRILMVGLDAAGKTTILYKLKLGEIVTTIPTIGFNVETVEYKNICFTVWDVGGQDKIRPLWRHYFQNTQGLIFVVDSNDRERVAESAEELSKMLQEDELRDAVVLVFANKQDLPNAMAVSELTDKLGLQNLRSRTWYVQATCATQGTGLYEGLDWLSNELSKR